Proteins encoded in a region of the Triticum dicoccoides isolate Atlit2015 ecotype Zavitan chromosome 3A, WEW_v2.0, whole genome shotgun sequence genome:
- the LOC119270719 gene encoding cyclin-A2-1-like gives MAARKDNAVLIACQAPNGRVTRAQAANRGRFGVPHPAPVPVRTERKPVTKGKAKRGASDENTCASALTSAPPPKRRAALKDVTNISCANSFRNGTAVTKPQSRPTQKVGRNGSKNKQCAKKAPKPPLPTVSGTSFVVNDSHNVEETQKAELLPPKEEPTALLENKGSLSLWNIARNRESGVHEPFFQGRNTRDKSETADSNTGDYVGLNVIDIDKDNGNPQMCASYAAEIYRNLMAAELIRRPKSNYMETLQRDITKGMRGILIDWLVEVSEEYKLVPDTLYLTVYLIDQFLSRKYIERQKLQLLGITSMLIASKYEEICAPRVEEFCFITDNTYTKNQVLKMECEVLNDLGFHLSVPTIKTFLRRFLRAAHASQKAPCATLGYLGNYLAELTLTDYSFLKFHPSVVAASAVFLARWTLDQSDLPWNCTLEHYTSYKSSDIQGCVRDLWELQQGNTSGSPPLNAMREKYRQEKFECVANMLSPAMPVSLFLFHRQANGTSPLLINNS, from the exons ATGGCTGCAAGGAAGGATAATGCAGTCCTTATTGCTTGCCAAGCTCCCAACGGCCGTGTAACACGAGCTCAAGCTGCTAATCGCGGAAGATTTGGAGTGCCTCACCCAGCACCGGTACCTGTCAGAACTGAACGAAAACCGGTGACTAAAGGAAAGGCGAAACGGGGAGCTTCGGATGAGAACACTTGTGCAAGTGCTCTAACTTCAGCTCCACCTCCTAAAAGGCGAGCAGCGCTCAAGGACGTGACAAACATAAGCTGTGCAAACTCGTTCAGAAATGGCACTGCTGTGACTAAGCCACAG TCAAGGCCCACACAAAAGGTAGGGCGAAATGGAAGCAAAAACAAGCAGTGCGCAAAGAAGGCCCCTAAGCCACCTCTTCCTACTGTTAGTGGAACTTCATTTGTTGTGAATGATTCTCATAACGTGGAAGAAACTCAGAAGGCAGAGCTTTTGCCACCAAAAGAGGAGCCCACTGCTCTGCTCGAAAACAAGGGATCGTTGTCATTATGGAATATTGCACGGAACAGGGAGAGTGGTGTTCATGAGCCATTCTTTCAGGGAAGAAACACAAGAGATAAATCTGAAACTGCTGACTCAAACACTG GGGACTATGTTGGCTTAAACGTTATAGACATTGACAAAGATAATGGCAATCCACAAATGTGTGCTTCCTATGCTGCAGAAATATACAGAAACCTGATGGCTGCAGAG CTTATAAGGAGACCTAAATCAAATTACATGGAGACTTTGCAAAGGGATATCACGAAGGGCATGCGAGGAATCCTGATTGATTGGCTTGTTGAG GTTTCTGAGGAATATAAACTTGTGCCAGACACACTGTACCTCACTGTATATCTTATTGACCAATTTCTTTCTCGGAAATATATTGAAAGACAGAAACTACAACTTCTTGGAATAACTAGCATGCTGATTGCCTC AAAATATGAAGAGATCTGTGCGCCTCGTGTTGAAGAATTTTGTTTCATAACTGATAACACATATACAAAAAATCAG GTGCTGAAAATGGAGTGCGAAGTGCTTAATGATCTGGGGTTTCATCTTTCTGTTCCCACAATCAAAACGTTTCTGAG GAGATTCCTTAGAGCAGCACATGCTTCTCAAAAA GCTCCTTGTGCAACTTTGGGCTATCTGGGCAATTATCTCGCGGAGTTGACTTTGACCGATTACAGTTTCCTGAAATTTCACCCTTCGGTGGTGGCAGCCTCGGCAGTGTTCCTTGCAAGATGGACACTCGACCAATCAGACCTGCCATGG AACTGTACTCTCGAGCATTACACCTCATACAAAAGTTCCGATATTCAAGGATGCGTACGCGATCTATGGGAGCTGCAGCAGGGCAACACCAGTGGAAGTCCCCCCCTCAATGCTATGCGCGAGAAGTACCGGCAGGAAAAG TTTGAATGTGTAGCCAATATGCTGTCTCCGGCGATGCCTGTGTCGCTCTTCCTCTTCCATAGACAAGCTAACGGCACCAGCCCCCTGCTGATCAACAACTCCTAG